A single window of Syntrophotalea acetylenica DNA harbors:
- a CDS encoding RNA-binding S4 domain-containing protein has product MEIFQLRGQEFIELCSLLKVTGLCGSGGMAKTAVAQGQVTVDGQVELRKRCKIRSGQTVGFEGRQIRID; this is encoded by the coding sequence ATGGAGATTTTCCAATTGCGGGGACAGGAATTTATCGAACTTTGCAGCCTGTTGAAGGTGACGGGGCTGTGCGGTAGCGGCGGCATGGCGAAAACGGCCGTGGCTCAGGGGCAGGTAACGGTTGACGGTCAGGTGGAATTGCGCAAAAGGTGTAAAATCCGCTCCGGACAGACCGTCGGGTTTGAGGGCCGGCAAATTCGCATCGACTGA